In Tubulanus polymorphus chromosome 2, tnTubPoly1.2, whole genome shotgun sequence, a single window of DNA contains:
- the LOC141899876 gene encoding protein-tyrosine sulfotransferase 1-like has protein sequence MTRGDRYKVLCLILGVVVLVYVIRDATNTGGGDRDMFFSRRVLRGQSFDSTDHLEVKKPNELIRMDKNVPIIWIGGVPRSGTTLSRAILDAHPDIRCGEETRVIPRMLFMHSKMQMSQIEKARLDEAKVTEDVLEYALGSYILSIIVKHGEPAARLCNKDPFTLKSMDLIMKIFPQSKFILMIRDGRAVAHSIVTRKITISGFDTKTYSGALRDWNRAIQVMYRKCLKMSHVCMPLWYEQLVIDPEPQMRKVLKFLDIPWNDIVLHHEQTIGKEGGISLSKRERSTDQVNKPVNTDALYKWIELMPKSVKDNAGSIAPMLKDLGYDPDNPIVNYGTKSDDAVAKEVAVLQTLTDDQDS, from the exons TGGGAGTGGTTGTATTAGTCTATGTTATCCGCGATGCTACGAATACCGGTGGTGGTGACAGGGATATGTTCTTTTCCCGTCGGGTTCTGCGTGGACAGTCTTTTGACAGCACTGATCATTTGGAGGTGAAGAAACCGAATGAGCTGATTCGTATGGATAAAAACGTGCCAATTATTTGGATAGGCGGCGTGCCGAGAAGTGGAACAACGCTATCGCGAGCGATTCTCGATGCTCATCCGGATATCCGGTGCGGCGAGGAAACCCGAGTCATTCCACGTATGCTTTTCATGCACTCAAAAATGCAAATGTCTCAAATTGAAAAAGCTCGTCTAGACGAAGCTAAAGTGACCGAGGATGTTCTGGAGTACGCTCTAGGATCATATATTCTAAGTATTATCGTCAAACACGGCGAACCCGCTGCTCGACTTTGTAACAAAGACCCATTCACCCTTAAATCAATGgatctaataatgaaaatcttcCCGCAGTCAAAATTCATCTTAATGATTCGAGATGGAAGGGCCGTGGCACATTCCATCGTCACTCGTAAAATTACCATTTCCGGCTTCGACACGAAAACATACAGTGGGGCTCTTAGAGACTGGAATCGGGCAATTCAAGTCATGTATCGTAAATGTCTGAAAATGAGCCATGTGTGTATGCCCCTGTGGTATGAACAATTGGTCATCGATCCCGAGCCTCAAATGAGAAAAGTTCTTAAGTTCTTAGACATTCCGTGGAATGATATTGTATTGCACCATGAACAAACTATTGGAAAAGAAGGTGGAATTTCACTCTCTAA gAGAGAAAGATCAACAGACCAGGTGAACAAACCTGTCAACACGGATGCTCTTTACAAATGGATTGAATTGATGCCAAAATCAGTGAAAGATAACGCTGGCTCTATTGCGCCAATGTTAAAAGACCTTGGATATGATCCTGACAACCCGATAGTCAATTATGGTACAAAATCTGATGATGCTGTAGCTAAGGAAGTTGCTGTGCTACAGACGCTTACTGATGATCAAGATTCGTGA